The Paeniglutamicibacter sulfureus genome includes a region encoding these proteins:
- a CDS encoding 2-hydroxycarboxylate transporter family protein yields MSQTENPVSTLGNQHPDDPGVQHRVEPHVGKLRGTHFPGPRGTRIASLPAALFIVLAAMVFIAAATGKLPDSMLSGFTVTILLGGLLIWIGNLFPVVRDFGLPTVLCTFIPATLMSFDLLPANLVEVVENFVKGHGFLDFFVITIIAGSILGMPRALLLKAGPRFAVPLVGCLVATFVLVGLLGAATGFGFMEGILFIAAPIMAGGLGVGALPMSEMYAARTGEDSATFMGDLMSAVVVANIVCIIIAGIYNGLGKTRKQFFVGFNGHGELMRIKGKKSELSLPPKNESSSFIALGKGLLFAGALFIFGQLVGSYLEVLHPYAWTIIAAAAVKIFGWLPKDIEESTADWGDMVGATMVPALLVGVSISYINMDEVVASLSNPKFILLTVVTVLIATLTSGILGWLMKFNFVEASITPGLVMADTGGSGDVAVLSAANRMHLMPFAALTNRLGGALVLFVTSLLVPFLVL; encoded by the coding sequence ATGTCTCAGACTGAAAACCCCGTTTCCACCCTTGGGAACCAGCACCCCGACGATCCCGGCGTCCAACACCGCGTCGAACCCCATGTCGGCAAGCTGCGCGGCACGCACTTCCCCGGCCCGCGCGGCACCCGGATCGCCAGCCTGCCGGCAGCGCTCTTCATCGTGCTTGCCGCCATGGTGTTCATTGCCGCGGCCACCGGCAAGCTGCCGGACTCCATGCTCTCGGGCTTCACCGTCACGATCCTGCTCGGCGGGCTGCTGATCTGGATCGGCAACCTGTTCCCGGTGGTGCGCGACTTCGGCCTGCCCACGGTGCTGTGCACGTTCATTCCAGCCACGCTCATGTCCTTCGACCTCTTGCCTGCGAACCTGGTGGAGGTCGTGGAGAACTTCGTCAAGGGACACGGGTTCCTGGACTTCTTCGTCATCACCATCATCGCCGGCTCCATCCTGGGCATGCCTCGCGCCCTGCTGCTGAAGGCCGGACCACGCTTCGCGGTGCCGCTGGTCGGCTGCCTCGTGGCAACGTTCGTGTTGGTCGGTCTGCTGGGTGCTGCCACCGGCTTCGGGTTCATGGAGGGCATCCTGTTCATCGCCGCCCCCATCATGGCCGGCGGGCTGGGCGTGGGCGCGCTGCCGATGAGCGAGATGTACGCGGCCCGCACCGGTGAGGATTCGGCGACGTTCATGGGTGATCTGATGTCGGCCGTCGTGGTGGCCAACATCGTGTGCATCATCATTGCCGGCATCTACAACGGGCTGGGCAAGACCCGCAAGCAGTTCTTCGTCGGGTTCAACGGCCACGGCGAGCTGATGCGCATCAAGGGCAAGAAATCCGAGCTTTCCCTGCCGCCCAAGAACGAGTCCTCCTCGTTCATTGCCCTGGGCAAGGGCCTGCTCTTTGCCGGCGCGCTGTTTATCTTCGGGCAGCTGGTCGGCTCCTACCTCGAGGTCCTGCACCCCTACGCGTGGACCATCATCGCCGCCGCCGCGGTGAAGATCTTCGGATGGCTGCCCAAGGACATCGAGGAATCCACGGCCGACTGGGGCGACATGGTGGGCGCCACCATGGTCCCGGCGCTGCTGGTGGGCGTGAGCATCAGCTACATCAACATGGACGAGGTCGTAGCCTCGCTGAGCAACCCGAAGTTCATCCTGCTGACCGTCGTGACGGTGCTGATCGCGACGTTGACCTCCGGCATCCTGGGCTGGCTCATGAAGTTCAACTTCGTGGAAGCCTCCATCACCCCGGGCCTGGTCATGGCCGACACCGGTGGCAGCGGAGATGTCGCGGTGCTCAGCGCCGCGAACCGCATGCACCTGATGCCCTTCGCCGCGTTGACCAACCGGCTCGGCGGCGCGCTGGTGCTGTTCGTGACCTCGCTGCTGGTCCCGTTCCTGGTGCTTTAG
- a CDS encoding CaiB/BaiF CoA transferase family protein — MTENLHLPGSTLPLEGIRVLELGSFIAAPFAARLFGDFGAEVIKIEKPEGGDELRDWRKTRGTTSMLFRTMGRNKKSVALDLRSELGREAVLLIVAKTDVVIENFRPGTLEKWGLGPEELHAANPNLVMVRISGYGQTGPYKNRAGFGSSAESFAGLRYITGEPDRPAGRAAASVGDTVSGLYGVIGALMLMFQKAQGVKSEGPQIVDVALYEGVFSLLESLVPDYDAYGMVRKRTGGALPGVVPTGSYPCGDDLEVVIGGNSNSVFIRLMKAIGRDDLAADDTLLTTEGRGAREEELNGAIAAWTSSMPLAEVLNELDTAGVPAGPVYDAPSIAKDEHYLARDMIQTHEVIIEDEPELIRFPGVVPKIPGHEGRVNWVGPELGEHTHEVLRDLAGLSIQDIDSLGVKEKN, encoded by the coding sequence ATGACTGAAAATCTCCACCTCCCGGGCAGTACGCTGCCGCTCGAGGGAATCCGCGTGCTGGAACTGGGAAGCTTCATTGCCGCCCCGTTCGCTGCACGGCTCTTCGGTGACTTCGGGGCCGAAGTCATCAAGATCGAGAAGCCCGAGGGCGGCGACGAGCTGCGCGACTGGCGCAAGACCCGCGGCACCACCTCGATGCTTTTCCGGACCATGGGGCGAAACAAGAAATCCGTCGCGCTGGACCTGCGCAGCGAGCTGGGCCGCGAGGCCGTCCTGCTGATCGTGGCCAAGACCGACGTGGTCATCGAGAACTTCCGCCCGGGGACGCTGGAAAAGTGGGGACTGGGTCCCGAGGAGCTGCACGCCGCGAACCCCAACCTGGTCATGGTCCGCATCTCCGGCTACGGACAGACCGGCCCGTACAAGAACCGTGCCGGGTTCGGCAGCTCAGCCGAGTCCTTCGCCGGCCTGCGCTACATCACCGGCGAACCGGACCGCCCGGCGGGCCGCGCGGCAGCCAGCGTCGGGGACACCGTCTCGGGTCTCTACGGCGTCATCGGCGCGCTGATGTTGATGTTCCAAAAGGCCCAGGGCGTGAAAAGCGAGGGCCCGCAGATCGTCGACGTGGCGCTCTACGAGGGCGTCTTCTCCCTGCTCGAGTCCCTGGTCCCGGACTACGACGCCTACGGCATGGTCCGCAAGCGCACCGGAGGCGCGTTGCCGGGCGTCGTGCCCACCGGTTCCTACCCGTGCGGGGACGACCTGGAGGTCGTGATCGGCGGCAATTCCAACTCCGTGTTCATCCGCCTCATGAAGGCGATCGGACGCGACGACCTTGCCGCCGACGACACCCTGCTGACCACCGAGGGCCGCGGGGCGCGCGAAGAGGAACTCAACGGAGCCATCGCCGCCTGGACGTCCTCGATGCCGCTGGCCGAGGTGCTCAACGAGCTGGACACCGCCGGGGTGCCTGCCGGCCCGGTCTACGACGCCCCCTCGATCGCCAAGGACGAGCACTACCTGGCCCGCGACATGATCCAAACCCATGAGGTCATCATCGAGGACGAACCCGAGTTGATCCGCTTCCCCGGCGTGGTCCCCAAGATCCCCGGGCACGAGGGACGCGTGAACTGGGTCGGCCCGGAGCTTGGCGAACACACCCACGAAGTCCTGCGCGACCTGGCCGGCCTGAGCATCCAGGACATCGACTCGCTCGGCGTCAAGGAGAAGAACTGA
- a CDS encoding SulP family inorganic anion transporter → MPSLPATATAAPTPVERQSVLRTLRSPKLLGVEVLGGLVVALALIPEAIAFSIIAGVDPRVGLFSAFTMAVTIAVVGGRPAMISAATGAVALVIAPLVASHGVHYLVAAILLAGVFQVLLAVLGVAKLMRFIPRQVMVGFVNALAILVFIAQMPELMGVPWLVYPLLGLALLIVFGLPKITTKVPAPLVAIVVLTLVTVFSAIAVPTVGDKGELPSSLPELFFPQIPLTFETFQVIAPYALAVAFVGLLESLMTAKLVDDVTDTGSSKTREAWGQGVANLVTGFFGGMGGCAMIGQTMINVKASGARTRISTFLAGVFLLVLVVVFGDVVALIPMVALVAVMIFVSWATFDWHSIRPSTLRRMPKSETSVMLITVVATVSSHNLAVGVGAGVLSAMVLFARRVAHFVTVTRTVDAAGETATYTVNGELFFASSNDLYTQFQYALDPENVVIDMHASHLWDVSTLAALDAITAKYEAGGKRVEIAGLNEASAAMRERLAGHLG, encoded by the coding sequence ATGCCTTCCCTGCCCGCCACCGCAACCGCCGCGCCGACGCCCGTCGAACGCCAGTCGGTGCTTCGCACCCTGCGCTCCCCGAAGCTGCTCGGCGTGGAGGTCCTCGGCGGGTTGGTGGTAGCGCTCGCGCTGATCCCGGAGGCGATCGCGTTCTCCATCATCGCCGGGGTCGACCCCAGGGTCGGACTGTTTTCGGCTTTCACCATGGCGGTGACCATCGCGGTGGTGGGCGGGCGCCCCGCGATGATCTCGGCCGCCACCGGTGCGGTGGCCCTGGTCATCGCACCGCTGGTGGCCAGCCACGGCGTGCACTACCTAGTCGCGGCCATCCTGCTGGCAGGCGTGTTCCAGGTGCTACTGGCGGTGTTGGGCGTGGCCAAGTTGATGCGCTTCATCCCCCGCCAGGTCATGGTCGGGTTCGTGAACGCGTTGGCGATCCTGGTGTTCATCGCCCAGATGCCCGAGCTCATGGGCGTCCCTTGGCTGGTCTACCCGTTGCTGGGCCTCGCCCTGTTGATCGTCTTTGGGCTGCCGAAGATTACGACGAAGGTCCCGGCCCCGCTGGTGGCGATCGTGGTGCTGACCCTGGTGACTGTCTTCAGTGCCATTGCGGTTCCCACGGTGGGCGACAAGGGTGAGCTGCCCTCAAGCCTCCCGGAGCTTTTCTTCCCGCAGATCCCGTTGACCTTTGAGACCTTCCAGGTCATTGCGCCGTACGCTCTGGCGGTGGCATTCGTGGGCCTGCTCGAATCCCTGATGACCGCCAAGCTGGTCGACGACGTGACAGACACCGGCTCCAGCAAGACCCGCGAGGCCTGGGGCCAGGGCGTGGCCAACCTGGTGACGGGGTTCTTCGGCGGCATGGGCGGTTGCGCCATGATCGGGCAGACCATGATCAATGTGAAGGCTTCCGGAGCGCGGACCCGCATTTCCACGTTCCTGGCCGGCGTCTTCCTGCTGGTGCTGGTGGTGGTCTTTGGCGACGTGGTTGCACTGATCCCCATGGTCGCGCTGGTGGCGGTCATGATCTTCGTGTCGTGGGCGACCTTTGACTGGCATTCCATCCGCCCCTCCACGCTGCGCCGCATGCCCAAGAGCGAAACCTCGGTCATGCTCATCACCGTGGTGGCCACGGTTTCCTCCCACAACCTGGCCGTGGGCGTGGGCGCCGGCGTGCTGAGCGCGATGGTGCTCTTCGCCCGCCGAGTGGCGCACTTTGTCACGGTGACCCGCACCGTGGATGCGGCGGGCGAAACCGCCACCTACACGGTCAACGGCGAGCTCTTCTTTGCCTCGTCCAACGACCTTTACACCCAGTTCCAGTACGCGCTGGATCCCGAGAACGTGGTCATCGACATGCACGCCTCGCACCTTTGGGACGTTTCCACGCTGGCGGCACTCGACGCCATCACGGCCAAGTACGAGGCCGGCGGTAAGCGCGTGGAGATCGCTGGCTTGAACGAAGCCAGCGCCGCGATGCGCGAACGCTTGGCGGGGCACCTGGGCTAA
- a CDS encoding IclR family transcriptional regulator: MAESAATSNRMLERVAMVLDAVDGSSASASELARRTGLSVSTVHRLALSMVEYGFLRRIDDGDFKLGHRFVRTALESIAAPVLTELRNATGETAQLWIRRGERRICRVTMDSQHELKATLPAGSVLELPNGSSGRLLSRDPEALDSVEQHGWVESVGRRTPGLGSVSAPVMLRDQMIATLCLAMPLIRVETSPGLDFGEKVVRAARLIGTELEMGKQL, translated from the coding sequence ATGGCCGAGTCGGCAGCCACCAGCAACCGCATGCTCGAACGAGTCGCCATGGTCCTTGATGCGGTGGATGGTTCGTCGGCCTCGGCCAGCGAACTGGCACGGCGCACCGGCCTGTCGGTGTCGACGGTCCACCGCTTGGCGCTGTCGATGGTGGAGTACGGGTTCCTGCGCCGGATCGATGACGGCGACTTCAAGCTGGGCCACCGCTTCGTGCGCACCGCGTTGGAATCGATTGCCGCCCCGGTACTCACCGAGCTGCGCAATGCCACCGGAGAGACCGCCCAATTGTGGATTCGCCGGGGAGAACGGCGCATCTGCCGGGTGACGATGGACAGCCAACACGAGCTCAAGGCCACGCTCCCGGCGGGCTCCGTGCTGGAACTGCCCAACGGGTCGAGCGGACGACTGCTCTCCCGCGATCCCGAGGCCCTCGATTCCGTGGAGCAACACGGATGGGTTGAATCGGTGGGCCGGCGAACCCCGGGCCTGGGCTCGGTCAGCGCACCGGTGATGCTGCGCGACCAGATGATCGCCACGCTCTGCCTGGCCATGCCGCTGATCCGGGTTGAGACCTCCCCCGGCCTGGACTTCGGGGAGAAGGTCGTCCGCGCGGCGCGGCTGATCGGCACCGAACTGGAAATGGGCAAGCAACTCTAG
- a CDS encoding FAD-binding monooxygenase: MQFYQDGYRPGDPDIRPAAPGRRAPGTFPEQVDVLIAGTGPAGSVLAAQLAEFPDISTLVVERREAALELGHADGVACRTVEMFNGFGLAERLMREAYWVNETSFWGPDSADGIARTGRIQDVADGLSEYPHVIVNQARMQDLLLEHMANSPSRLVPDYGLELIDVSVAETGDHPVTATLRRTGAEPGADITVAAKYAVGCEGARSNVRRSLGIKMQGDARNHAWGVMDMLAVTDFPDIRLKSAIQSASGGSILLIPREGGYLVRLYVDLGDIDPGDREARGRFTADSVIEAAQKILHPYTLDVKEIAWWSVYEVGQRIAERFDDVLPEDRGTRTPRVFIAGDACHTHSAKAGQGMNVSMQDGFNLGWKLAAVLQGRSPEALLDTYSEERQVIAQELIDFDLKWSTAMAAKPKDPANPDAGGMDAAERQGIFTQGGRFTAGFATDYRPGMITGEGTHEHLASGFPVGERFHSSPVIRLADAKPLQLGHQALADGRWRIYVFADAARPDAADSRLAALCTFLAEAPSSPVCSFTPAGVDDDAVFDVRAVLQQHHRDVEPGDVPAFLLPRRAPLGLIDYEKVFTADAANDIFAARGIDRELGAIVVVRPDQYVAHVLPLDAHAELAAFFAGIMRAPALV; the protein is encoded by the coding sequence ATGCAGTTCTACCAGGATGGCTACCGCCCGGGAGACCCCGACATCCGCCCCGCCGCACCCGGCCGCCGCGCACCGGGAACCTTCCCCGAGCAGGTGGACGTGCTCATCGCCGGCACCGGCCCCGCCGGGTCGGTCCTGGCCGCCCAGCTGGCCGAGTTCCCCGACATCTCCACGCTCGTGGTTGAGCGCCGCGAGGCGGCCCTCGAACTGGGGCACGCCGACGGCGTCGCCTGCCGCACCGTGGAGATGTTCAACGGCTTCGGGCTGGCCGAGCGCCTGATGCGCGAGGCCTACTGGGTCAATGAGACCAGCTTCTGGGGCCCGGACTCCGCCGACGGGATCGCACGCACCGGCCGGATCCAGGACGTCGCCGACGGCCTCTCCGAATACCCCCACGTGATCGTGAACCAGGCCCGCATGCAGGACCTGCTGCTCGAGCACATGGCCAACTCCCCTTCCCGGCTGGTCCCCGACTACGGTCTGGAACTCATCGACGTATCCGTCGCCGAAACCGGCGACCACCCCGTCACAGCAACGCTGCGCCGCACCGGGGCCGAGCCAGGGGCGGATATCACCGTGGCCGCGAAGTACGCCGTGGGCTGCGAGGGCGCCCGCTCGAACGTGCGCCGCTCGCTGGGCATCAAGATGCAGGGCGATGCCCGCAACCACGCCTGGGGCGTCATGGACATGCTGGCGGTCACCGATTTCCCCGACATCCGCCTGAAGTCCGCCATCCAGTCGGCCTCCGGCGGATCCATCCTGCTGATCCCGCGCGAGGGCGGCTACCTGGTGCGCCTCTACGTGGACCTCGGCGACATCGACCCCGGTGATCGCGAGGCCCGCGGGCGTTTCACCGCCGATTCGGTCATCGAGGCGGCACAAAAGATCCTGCACCCCTACACGCTGGATGTGAAGGAAATCGCCTGGTGGAGCGTCTACGAGGTGGGCCAGCGCATCGCCGAGCGGTTCGACGACGTGCTTCCCGAGGACCGCGGCACCCGCACCCCGCGCGTGTTCATCGCCGGGGACGCCTGCCACACCCATAGCGCCAAGGCCGGCCAGGGCATGAACGTCTCCATGCAGGACGGCTTCAACCTGGGCTGGAAGCTGGCGGCGGTGTTGCAGGGCCGCAGCCCCGAGGCCCTGCTGGACACCTATTCCGAAGAACGCCAGGTGATCGCCCAGGAACTGATCGACTTCGACCTCAAGTGGTCCACCGCGATGGCTGCCAAGCCCAAGGACCCCGCCAACCCGGATGCCGGCGGCATGGATGCCGCCGAACGCCAGGGCATCTTCACCCAGGGCGGCCGATTCACCGCCGGATTCGCCACCGACTACCGCCCGGGCATGATCACCGGGGAAGGCACCCACGAGCACCTGGCCTCCGGCTTCCCGGTCGGCGAGCGCTTCCACTCCTCACCGGTCATCCGGCTCGCCGATGCCAAGCCGCTGCAGCTCGGCCACCAGGCGCTGGCCGACGGCCGCTGGCGGATCTACGTGTTCGCGGACGCCGCACGCCCCGACGCAGCCGATTCCCGCCTGGCCGCGCTCTGCACCTTCCTGGCCGAGGCCCCTTCCTCCCCGGTGTGCTCCTTCACCCCTGCCGGGGTCGACGACGACGCGGTCTTCGACGTGCGTGCGGTGCTCCAGCAGCACCACCGCGACGTGGAGCCCGGGGACGTTCCCGCGTTCCTGCTTCCACGCAGGGCGCCGCTGGGACTCATCGACTACGAGAAGGTCTTCACCGCGGATGCGGCGAACGACATCTTCGCCGCACGCGGGATCGACCGCGAGCTCGGCGCCATCGTGGTGGTCCGCCCCGACCAGTACGTGGCCCACGTGCTGCCGCTGGATGCCCACGCGGAGCTGGCCGCCTTCTTCGCAGGCATCATGCGCGCCCCGGCGCTCGTCTGA
- a CDS encoding hydroxymethylglutaryl-CoA lyase has translation MQIHITDVFLRDGLQDENVIVSTGDKLAIAEALVASGVKRLEVASFVNPARVPQMGDADAVLTGLPTGTGATFTSLALNGKGIVRAVAAGATHIQVVTSASQTHSTANAGSSIEQALESLAADVAAHPGINFFAGISTAFTCPFEGEIDSGHLLRVVRAFKAMGITQIGLADTLGTTPTERLMQSVRHVQDAEPELTYYLHLHNAHGQALATIDAAIAAGITRFDSALGGYGGCPFAPGAAGNLATEELVAHLHAAGHETGIDEAGLYRAVRLGRDAVSNSPALPVNALTGH, from the coding sequence ATGCAGATCCACATCACCGACGTCTTCCTGCGCGACGGCCTGCAGGACGAAAACGTCATCGTCTCCACGGGCGACAAGCTCGCGATTGCCGAAGCGCTGGTGGCTTCGGGCGTGAAGCGGCTCGAGGTCGCCTCCTTCGTGAACCCGGCCCGCGTGCCGCAGATGGGCGACGCCGACGCGGTGCTCACCGGACTGCCGACCGGCACCGGGGCGACGTTCACCTCCCTGGCCCTGAACGGCAAGGGGATCGTGCGGGCCGTGGCCGCCGGTGCCACCCACATCCAGGTGGTGACCTCCGCCAGCCAGACACACAGCACCGCGAACGCCGGGTCCAGCATCGAGCAGGCACTCGAATCCCTCGCCGCCGACGTGGCCGCCCACCCGGGCATCAACTTCTTCGCCGGGATCTCCACCGCCTTCACCTGCCCCTTCGAGGGCGAGATCGATTCCGGCCACCTGCTGCGCGTGGTGCGCGCCTTCAAGGCCATGGGCATCACCCAGATCGGACTGGCCGACACCCTGGGCACCACCCCCACCGAACGGCTCATGCAAAGTGTGCGCCACGTCCAAGACGCGGAGCCGGAGTTGACCTACTACCTGCACCTGCACAACGCCCACGGGCAGGCGCTGGCAACCATCGACGCGGCCATCGCGGCGGGCATCACGCGCTTTGACAGCGCGCTGGGTGGCTACGGCGGCTGCCCGTTTGCCCCGGGCGCGGCGGGGAACCTCGCCACCGAGGAACTCGTGGCCCACCTGCACGCCGCCGGGCACGAGACCGGCATCGACGAAGCCGGGCTGTACCGGGCAGTACGGCTGGGCCGCGATGCGGTCTCCAACTCCCCGGCACTGCCGGTGAACGCCCTGACCGGGCACTAG
- a CDS encoding helix-turn-helix transcriptional regulator, with translation MGAASGRQTIHPALARFLAWDDGTCRLLFIRAAAGTGRESFARSWIGNKVGEVLDWSGGDIDEATEVDLLVQRLRADATLHVAVILAPTASLWDLSSRTPCLVAKHRDLLLDASETAQLVGPGTAAERDEARLIHELSGGWLAATRALAADPQARPRAQQIIRSGLVIWLASRDPDGALSEAAFLPAYDRRTVEAFYGEFSPVVHTLDELVEAGLVQADGRGGWMMPAMVRKVLVERVGQRGRESTVVLEQAAVNAMAATRGVGAAVESAVARRSWQALLNMLLENWVDILMRNPKQLGVIAAKIPRFIANQTEYMRIGLRMLGQADRDGLALQLPGFEPDYATNQTAQRLHRDTVRLYAKPNTHALTVGILEMLHLRQSGFYPEAAAAAHRLREALHRALDAQRLNPALVSMVDLQAGITLQLAGRDAEARQAYEQGFHWAQVSGKAFLLADVAGKMALLDVLEGDSGSAMRWLAKHDASIGEVGWGKVMVERTAAMARAFMALARLDYAGFDVEMGALPSVVDNDEFWPVHVQLLALQKLNAGIFDAARDLISSLRQERRYAAAAPLARRLFDDTLLLAEILERGGVRPGTGIENRDPLLVALGHLLGGNPDAALAALQEVPLTGGMRRRGNLVLYLDIAARNPRGPTPATLQRVKQQHRDSGVLYELAILGMVPGWSEVGRHLELDPEELQRLGYALDLAPTPLPRRPVLTVREQEVLRQLRAGMTRRQIAEADYRSENTVKSQMRSLYRKLEASDVEQALANARAWGL, from the coding sequence ATGGGGGCCGCATCCGGTCGACAGACGATTCATCCTGCCTTGGCGAGGTTCCTTGCCTGGGACGACGGAACGTGCAGGTTGCTGTTCATCCGCGCCGCGGCCGGAACCGGCCGCGAAAGTTTTGCGCGCTCGTGGATCGGGAACAAGGTAGGGGAAGTTCTCGATTGGTCCGGCGGGGACATCGACGAGGCAACCGAAGTGGACCTGCTGGTTCAACGGCTCCGTGCGGATGCCACATTGCACGTGGCCGTCATCCTGGCGCCGACCGCCTCCCTCTGGGACCTCTCCTCGCGGACCCCGTGCCTCGTGGCAAAACACCGCGACCTGTTGCTGGACGCCAGCGAGACGGCGCAGCTTGTCGGCCCGGGCACGGCGGCCGAGCGGGACGAGGCCCGTCTCATCCACGAATTGTCCGGAGGGTGGCTCGCGGCGACGCGGGCCCTTGCAGCGGATCCGCAGGCGCGCCCGCGCGCCCAGCAGATCATCCGCAGCGGCCTGGTCATCTGGCTGGCCAGCCGCGATCCAGACGGGGCGTTGTCGGAGGCGGCGTTCCTGCCCGCATACGACAGGCGCACCGTCGAGGCCTTCTACGGTGAATTTTCCCCTGTGGTCCACACCCTGGATGAACTCGTCGAGGCGGGCCTGGTGCAAGCCGACGGGCGAGGCGGTTGGATGATGCCGGCGATGGTACGCAAGGTGTTGGTGGAACGGGTTGGACAGCGTGGCCGCGAGTCCACCGTCGTGCTGGAACAGGCCGCCGTCAACGCGATGGCCGCAACCCGCGGGGTAGGCGCAGCGGTGGAGTCGGCGGTGGCGCGCCGCAGCTGGCAGGCGCTGCTGAACATGCTGCTGGAGAACTGGGTGGACATCCTCATGCGCAACCCCAAGCAGTTGGGCGTGATCGCGGCCAAGATCCCGCGGTTCATTGCGAACCAGACCGAATACATGCGCATCGGCCTGCGGATGCTGGGCCAGGCGGACCGGGACGGACTTGCGCTGCAGCTGCCGGGGTTCGAACCCGACTACGCCACCAACCAAACGGCCCAGCGCCTGCATCGTGACACGGTGCGACTCTACGCCAAGCCAAACACACACGCGCTGACGGTAGGCATTCTGGAAATGCTCCACCTGCGGCAGTCAGGCTTTTACCCGGAAGCGGCGGCCGCCGCCCATCGCCTCCGCGAGGCGCTGCACCGTGCGCTTGACGCCCAAAGGCTCAACCCGGCCCTGGTGTCGATGGTTGATCTCCAGGCCGGGATTACCCTGCAGCTGGCCGGCCGCGATGCCGAGGCCCGCCAGGCCTATGAGCAGGGCTTCCACTGGGCGCAGGTCTCCGGCAAGGCCTTCCTGCTGGCCGACGTGGCAGGAAAGATGGCGCTGCTCGATGTGCTGGAAGGGGACAGTGGCTCTGCCATGCGCTGGCTGGCCAAGCACGATGCCTCCATCGGCGAAGTCGGGTGGGGAAAGGTGATGGTGGAGCGCACGGCCGCAATGGCCCGTGCGTTCATGGCCCTGGCCCGGCTCGACTACGCCGGCTTCGATGTGGAGATGGGCGCCCTGCCGTCCGTCGTGGACAACGACGAATTCTGGCCCGTACATGTCCAGCTGCTGGCGCTGCAGAAACTCAATGCCGGCATCTTCGATGCTGCGCGGGACTTGATCTCCTCCCTGCGCCAAGAGCGTCGCTACGCGGCGGCCGCGCCCCTGGCGCGGCGGTTGTTCGACGACACGCTGCTGCTGGCCGAGATCCTGGAGCGCGGCGGCGTGCGCCCTGGAACCGGGATCGAAAACAGGGACCCCCTGCTGGTGGCGCTCGGGCACCTGCTGGGCGGGAATCCCGACGCAGCCCTGGCCGCCCTTCAGGAAGTTCCGCTCACCGGGGGCATGCGCCGGCGGGGAAACCTGGTGCTGTATTTGGATATCGCCGCCAGGAACCCCCGGGGCCCGACTCCGGCGACATTGCAGCGAGTGAAGCAGCAGCATCGGGACTCGGGGGTCCTCTACGAACTCGCGATTCTGGGCATGGTCCCCGGGTGGTCCGAGGTGGGCCGGCACCTGGAGCTTGATCCCGAAGAGCTCCAGCGGCTGGGGTACGCGCTGGATCTTGCGCCCACGCCGTTGCCCAGGCGGCCGGTGCTGACAGTGCGGGAGCAGGAGGTCTTGAGGCAGTTGCGTGCGGGAATGACCCGCCGTCAGATCGCCGAGGCGGACTACCGGTCCGAAAACACGGTCAAGTCCCAGATGCGCAGCCTGTATCGGAAACTGGAAGCCTCCGACGTGGAGCAGGCATTGGCGAACGCGCGGGCCTGGGGCCTCTGA
- a CDS encoding IclR family transcriptional regulator — protein sequence MQKTNRIVKRPVHAVESVENALRILVLLQERDALRIVDAARELGVAPSTAHRLLATLVYRGFAVQDPQKHYAAGPNLHLDAARNPARRLVAAVRPQLEALAAATGETVNLVERIGASARFRHSVEGPQLVRIGDRTGTVLPAGTSSAGLAALSVLSDAAVAQLYRRRATRSEGNELDAGGLAHLLSELAQVRARNYAINIGRTEPELAAIGAPVGPLANGKSFALSLSAPISRAGDLQGARVVSLLLAACAAIRGTLDTHPE from the coding sequence GTGCAGAAAACTAATCGGATCGTCAAACGGCCCGTCCACGCCGTCGAATCGGTGGAAAATGCCTTGCGCATCCTGGTGCTGCTGCAGGAACGCGATGCGCTGCGCATCGTCGATGCGGCCAGGGAGCTGGGCGTGGCACCCTCCACCGCCCACCGGCTCCTGGCGACTCTCGTCTACCGGGGCTTCGCGGTGCAGGATCCGCAGAAGCACTACGCCGCCGGACCCAACTTGCACCTCGATGCGGCACGGAATCCGGCCCGAAGACTGGTCGCCGCGGTGCGACCGCAGCTCGAGGCGCTGGCTGCGGCGACGGGCGAAACCGTGAACCTGGTGGAGCGCATCGGGGCGAGCGCCCGGTTCCGCCACAGCGTCGAAGGTCCGCAGCTGGTGCGGATCGGCGACCGCACGGGAACGGTGCTCCCGGCCGGCACGTCCTCCGCCGGATTGGCCGCACTCTCGGTCCTCTCCGATGCGGCCGTTGCCCAGCTCTACCGCCGCCGTGCCACCCGGAGCGAGGGCAACGAGCTGGATGCCGGGGGCCTTGCCCATTTGCTCTCCGAGCTCGCCCAGGTCCGGGCCAGGAACTACGCGATCAACATCGGCCGCACCGAACCGGAGCTCGCGGCCATCGGCGCTCCCGTGGGTCCGCTGGCCAACGGGAAGTCCTTTGCCTTGTCCCTCAGCGCACCGATCTCCCGCGCCGGGGACCTGCAGGGCGCCCGGGTCGTTTCCCTGCTGCTGGCGGCCTGCGCCGCTATCCGCGGCACCCTGGACACGCACCCGGAATGA